From Bacteroidota bacterium, the proteins below share one genomic window:
- a CDS encoding Glu/Leu/Phe/Val dehydrogenase, giving the protein MLFEEIRKFDHEQVVFCSSKDANLRAIIGIHDTTLGPALGGTRMWMYASEADALNDVLRLSRGMTYKAAVAGLNLGGGKAVIIGDPHKDKTELMYRAFGRFVDGLAGRYITAEDVGTSVEDMEYVRMETKYVTGIDKALGGSGDPSPFTAYGVYVGMKAAMKELTGSDSLAGKRVAVQGAGHVAKYVCDHLAKDGAKIFVTDIYEDKAKSIIADTKAEYVHPDKIYDVDADVFCPCALGAIINDDTINRLKFKIIAGGANNQLADENKHGKILMDKGIIYAPDYAINAGGLINVANELEGYHSERAMQQAGQIYDTIKTILAISKSEKIPTHVASNKLAEERINSIGKIRQVYSGKSEFSGRLGEISK; this is encoded by the coding sequence ATGTTATTTGAAGAAATTAGAAAATTTGATCACGAACAGGTTGTATTCTGTTCAAGTAAAGATGCAAACCTTAGAGCAATTATCGGAATTCACGATACTACACTCGGACCGGCTTTAGGCGGAACCCGTATGTGGATGTATGCCTCGGAAGCAGACGCATTAAATGATGTTCTGCGACTTTCACGCGGAATGACTTACAAAGCAGCAGTTGCGGGTTTAAATTTAGGCGGCGGTAAAGCTGTTATCATCGGCGACCCTCATAAAGACAAAACTGAATTGATGTATAGAGCTTTTGGCAGATTCGTTGATGGACTTGCAGGACGTTACATCACCGCTGAAGATGTTGGTACTTCGGTTGAAGATATGGAATACGTTCGTATGGAAACAAAGTACGTAACCGGAATTGATAAAGCTTTGGGGGGAAGCGGTGACCCGTCTCCGTTTACAGCGTATGGCGTTTACGTTGGGATGAAAGCTGCTATGAAAGAATTAACCGGCAGCGATTCATTAGCGGGTAAAAGAGTTGCAGTTCAAGGCGCCGGTCACGTTGCAAAATATGTTTGCGATCATCTTGCAAAAGACGGTGCGAAAATATTTGTTACCGACATTTATGAAGATAAAGCGAAATCAATTATTGCAGATACAAAAGCCGAATACGTTCACCCGGATAAAATTTACGATGTTGATGCCGACGTTTTTTGCCCCTGTGCCCTCGGTGCAATAATTAATGACGACACAATTAATAGATTGAAATTTAAGATAATTGCCGGCGGAGCCAATAATCAACTTGCAGATGAGAACAAGCACGGAAAAATTTTGATGGATAAAGGAATTATTTACGCTCCCGATTATGCTATCAATGCCGGCGGTTTAATTAACGTCGCTAATGAACTCGAGGGATACCATTCCGAGCGAGCGATGCAGCAGGCAGGCCAAATTTACGACACAATTAAAACAATATTAGCTATTTCAAAAAGTGAAAAAATCCCAACTCATGTAGCTTCAAACAAACTTGCTGAAGAAAGAATAAATTCAATCGGAAAAATCCGGCAGGTTTATTCAGGCAAATCAGAATTCAGCGGCAGGTTAGGTGAAATATCCAAATAA
- a CDS encoding ABC transporter ATP-binding protein — protein sequence MYSINVENIIFTYPAHRDKKLSAHFSLDTILFSLTSGTFLSIVGPNGSGKSTLLKIISKILLPDSGKVKIFEKDYSTIQRKDLAKKIAFVPQTQPLAFPFTVYEIVLMGRSPHLHGFGFENIEDKNVAQDAMEKTDILHLSSRYINELSGGEIQRVFLARALAQQAPILLLDEPNTHLDLQHQIEILTLIKKLVTNDGISVVAVFHDLNIASMFSDEILILNFGKVHAVGKTASVVNKKNIEEVFRTDVIIDTHPVTTSPRVTLIPDLKNKIN from the coding sequence ATGTACAGTATAAATGTTGAAAATATAATTTTTACTTACCCAGCACACAGAGATAAAAAGTTGAGTGCTCATTTTTCGTTAGATACTATACTCTTCTCATTAACTTCAGGAACATTTTTAAGCATAGTTGGGCCCAACGGTTCAGGGAAATCGACACTGTTAAAAATCATCAGCAAAATTTTATTACCAGATAGCGGGAAAGTAAAAATTTTTGAAAAAGATTATTCAACAATACAACGAAAAGATTTAGCAAAAAAAATTGCTTTTGTTCCTCAAACTCAACCGCTTGCTTTTCCATTTACAGTTTATGAAATTGTTTTGATGGGACGTTCACCTCACCTTCATGGTTTCGGCTTTGAGAACATTGAAGATAAAAATGTTGCCCAAGATGCGATGGAAAAGACCGATATTCTACATCTATCATCGCGGTATATTAACGAATTATCGGGCGGCGAAATCCAACGCGTTTTTTTAGCTCGCGCTCTCGCTCAACAAGCGCCAATCTTATTGCTTGATGAGCCGAATACCCATCTCGACTTGCAACATCAAATCGAAATTCTAACCCTCATAAAAAAATTAGTAACTAACGATGGTATATCGGTGGTAGCTGTATTTCACGATTTAAATATCGCTTCGATGTTTAGTGATGAAATTTTGATACTGAATTTTGGTAAAGTTCACGCTGTGGGTAAAACTGCTTCAGTTGTGAACAAAAAAAATATAGAAGAAGTATTTCGCACAGATGTAATAATTGATACTCATCCGGTAACAACTTCGCCACGTGTAACATTAATACCGGATTTAAAAAATAAAATAAATTAA
- the nusB gene encoding transcription antitermination factor NusB: MVTFKRRSIREKVLQVLYAHEVSQEPITKVIDDVLTELQTNKTDFDFAKQIIYKVIQHQDMLDEIIKSKVANWEFSRIAVIDKFLLRIGICELIYFDDIPPKVTINEAIEIAKNYSTEKSGKFINGVLDAVYDQLQQENKLKKSGRGLISESTTPTQKPSNPPKE, encoded by the coding sequence ATGGTAACATTTAAACGACGCTCTATACGCGAAAAAGTTCTACAAGTTCTTTACGCCCACGAAGTATCGCAAGAACCGATTACAAAGGTAATTGATGATGTTTTAACAGAGTTGCAAACGAACAAGACCGATTTTGATTTTGCTAAACAAATAATATATAAAGTCATCCAGCACCAAGACATGCTCGATGAAATTATAAAATCGAAAGTAGCAAACTGGGAATTTAGCCGCATTGCAGTTATAGATAAATTTTTACTGAGAATCGGAATTTGCGAGCTTATTTACTTCGACGATATTCCACCCAAAGTAACAATCAACGAAGCAATCGAAATTGCTAAAAACTACAGCACAGAAAAAAGCGGTAAGTTCATTAACGGTGTTCTTGATGCTGTGTACGACCAGCTACAACAAGAAAATAAATTGAAGAAATCGGGGCGCGGATTAATTTCTGAATCTACAACTCCGACACAGAAACCCTCAAATCCACCAAAAGAGTAA
- the fbp gene encoding class 1 fructose-bisphosphatase, with amino-acid sequence MVSNPKIMTLERFIREQEENFPSASGEFSNMLFALTLAAKLVWREVSKAGLVNILGTTDQVNVSGDILKKLDLFADETIYKTMFYSGNICAMASEESNGLIEIPKKYDSGKYVLLFDPLDGSSNIDANITIGTIFSIYKRVSPSGVGTLEDCLQTGYNQVAAGYIIYGTSTMFIYTTGNGVHGFTLDPSVGEFLLSNENIRIPSKGKMYSINEGNYNYWYPSMQRYIKYLKEIDNPSGRPYSLRYIGTMVGDVHRTLLYGGIFLYPGDKKNPDGKLRLMYECNPMAFIVEQAGGKAINGKQRILEVTPNSLHQQTPIFIGSSEDVIKCQEFLSSPE; translated from the coding sequence ATGGTTTCAAATCCAAAAATCATGACTCTAGAGCGGTTTATTCGGGAGCAGGAGGAAAATTTTCCTTCAGCATCGGGTGAATTTTCAAATATGTTATTCGCACTAACACTTGCTGCAAAATTAGTTTGGCGCGAGGTAAGTAAAGCCGGATTGGTAAACATTCTCGGAACGACGGACCAAGTGAACGTTTCGGGAGATATTTTGAAAAAGTTGGATTTGTTTGCCGACGAAACTATTTACAAAACAATGTTTTACAGCGGAAACATCTGCGCTATGGCTTCGGAAGAGAGCAACGGCTTAATTGAAATACCCAAAAAGTATGACAGTGGAAAATATGTTTTGTTGTTTGATCCATTAGACGGCTCATCGAATATAGATGCGAATATTACAATTGGAACAATATTTAGCATTTATAAACGTGTTTCTCCTTCGGGGGTTGGAACTTTGGAAGACTGTCTGCAAACCGGTTACAATCAGGTTGCTGCCGGTTATATAATTTACGGAACCAGCACGATGTTCATATATACTACAGGAAATGGAGTTCATGGATTCACACTCGATCCGTCGGTTGGTGAATTTTTATTGTCGAATGAAAATATTAGAATTCCTTCGAAAGGAAAAATGTACAGCATAAACGAAGGCAATTACAATTATTGGTATCCTTCGATGCAGAGATACATTAAATATTTAAAAGAAATTGATAACCCATCGGGAAGGCCCTATTCGCTGCGATACATTGGAACAATGGTCGGCGATGTTCACCGCACTCTTTTATACGGTGGTATTTTTTTATATCCAGGCGACAAGAAGAACCCTGATGGAAAATTACGATTGATGTATGAATGTAATCCTATGGCTTTCATAGTAGAACAAGCCGGCGGAAAAGCAATCAACGGAAAACAAAGAATTTTAGAAGTTACTCCAAATTCACTGCATCAACAAACTCCAATTTTCATTGGCAGCAGCGAAGATGTAATCAAGTGCCAGGAATTTTTATCTTCCCCTGAATAA
- a CDS encoding DUF5752 family protein has product MAKNGPFNFHTRQNLIYLTGRKAKNLKELLDGIKEMPSSSIYYHTHHYLQQHEYLSPEPPNDFAYWIKNVYQENVLAERLASMDLRTFNRLRDIRLRLIEIIQEVINSEGFADRNVPKGMEFHFMKAQTFIFPTKIQANNLLEFKESLAKVSLNSIYFHMFESRLRLESDLCDFSIWLRDSLGEDKLAKEFSSLDPYTHTLESLRSKIITLIAQRIKEAANVNN; this is encoded by the coding sequence ATGGCTAAAAACGGACCATTTAATTTCCATACGCGGCAAAACTTAATATATCTTACCGGAAGAAAAGCAAAAAATTTAAAAGAATTATTGGATGGTATTAAAGAAATGCCCAGTTCGTCGATATATTATCATACTCATCATTATTTACAACAGCACGAGTATTTATCACCTGAACCGCCAAATGATTTTGCCTACTGGATAAAAAATGTTTATCAAGAGAACGTCCTGGCTGAGCGATTAGCGAGTATGGATTTAAGAACGTTTAATAGATTAAGAGATATTCGCTTGAGGTTAATCGAGATTATTCAAGAAGTGATTAACAGTGAAGGGTTTGCCGATCGTAACGTACCAAAGGGCATGGAATTTCATTTTATGAAAGCTCAGACTTTTATATTCCCTACGAAAATTCAAGCAAATAATTTATTGGAATTTAAAGAGTCTCTGGCTAAGGTTTCGTTAAACTCAATTTATTTTCATATGTTTGAATCTCGACTTAGGCTTGAAAGCGACTTATGCGATTTTTCGATTTGGTTAAGAGATTCACTTGGTGAAGATAAATTAGCCAAAGAGTTCAGTTCACTTGACCCGTACACTCACACTCTCGAAAGTTTAAGGTCTAAAATTATTACACTTATCGCTCAACGAATAAAGGAGGCTGCAAATGTTAACAATTAG
- a CDS encoding site-specific DNA-methyltransferase — protein sequence MNKFQDDVIDLTVTSPPYDDLRNYKGYVFPFEDIVKELFRITKPGGVVVWVVADATIDATETGTSFKQAMYFKEIGFNLHDTMIFRKKNPIPQIYRKRYTNEFEYMFVFSKGVVKTHNPILVDCMHAGLELNGTTYKNYSKNEQTREKLAKPVKDKKIKGNIWEYVVGKKQEDQEAKGHPAPFPCELVRDHIFSWTNSGDVVLDPMCGSGTTPRVACEMHRNYIGIEISHEYCKIARERVRLIEIQPKLKFDKAQPPTLVLQH from the coding sequence ATGAATAAATTTCAAGATGACGTAATTGACTTGACTGTTACCTCACCACCTTACGATGATTTAAGAAACTATAAGGGTTATGTCTTCCCATTTGAAGACATAGTAAAAGAATTATTTCGCATTACAAAACCAGGCGGTGTAGTGGTTTGGGTTGTTGCTGATGCAACAATTGACGCTACAGAAACTGGAACAAGTTTTAAGCAGGCTATGTATTTTAAGGAGATTGGGTTCAACCTACACGACACAATGATTTTCAGAAAGAAAAATCCAATTCCTCAAATCTATCGCAAGAGGTACACCAATGAGTTTGAGTATATGTTCGTATTCAGCAAGGGTGTAGTTAAGACACATAACCCAATCTTAGTTGACTGTATGCACGCAGGTTTAGAACTCAACGGCACAACCTACAAAAACTATTCAAAGAACGAGCAGACAAGAGAGAAATTAGCAAAGCCAGTAAAAGACAAAAAAATTAAAGGCAATATCTGGGAATATGTTGTCGGCAAAAAACAGGAAGACCAAGAAGCGAAAGGACACCCAGCACCATTTCCTTGCGAACTTGTAAGAGACCATATTTTTTCTTGGACAAATTCCGGTGACGTTGTTCTTGACCCAATGTGTGGCAGCGGAACAACACCAAGAGTAGCCTGTGAAATGCATAGAAATTACATTGGTATTGAAATCAGCCACGAGTATTGTAAAATTGCAAGAGAACGAGTACGACTAATCGAAATACAACCGAAATTAAAGTTTGATAAAGCACAGCCACCAACATTGGTTTTGCAACATTAG
- a CDS encoding glycosyltransferase, which produces MLTIRDYEPVVGADVTDELELFASRLSGKVIQNINSTAVGGGVAEILIRMIPLLKDIGVDARWDVIKGDEKFFQITKKMHNALHGSKVNFSSEEIDIFIETNKTNAANMDLIGDIMFIHDPQPIGLVEKKVKDQKWIWRCHIDFSRPDEFTWNFLKNYIEKYNISIFSAPSFARQLAIPQVLISPSIDPLSDKNRDLPQETIDRVLEQFNIDKNRPIVIQISRFDYLKDPVGVVKAYHQVKKYIDCQLVLAGGGATDDPEGEKVLAEVQEAVGVDKDIFLLLLPPASDIEINALQRASSVVLQKSLREGFGLTVAEALWKSKPVIAGAVGGIPLQITNKYSGLLTNTIEGTAFALKQLLQNPDYAKRLGENGHEHIKKNYLITRHLKDYLLLFLSLDHQGENIVNL; this is translated from the coding sequence ATGTTAACAATTAGAGATTACGAACCGGTTGTTGGTGCTGATGTTACAGATGAGCTTGAGCTTTTTGCGAGCAGATTATCAGGAAAGGTCATACAGAATATTAATTCGACCGCCGTAGGAGGTGGTGTTGCAGAAATTCTAATTCGTATGATTCCACTTTTGAAAGACATAGGTGTTGACGCCCGCTGGGATGTGATAAAAGGCGACGAGAAATTCTTCCAAATTACCAAAAAAATGCACAATGCCTTACACGGCAGCAAGGTGAATTTTTCTTCAGAAGAAATAGATATATTTATAGAAACAAATAAAACGAATGCGGCTAATATGGATTTGATAGGAGATATTATGTTTATCCACGACCCGCAGCCGATTGGTCTCGTGGAAAAAAAGGTTAAAGACCAAAAGTGGATATGGAGGTGCCATATCGATTTTTCAAGACCGGACGAATTCACTTGGAATTTTCTGAAAAATTATATAGAGAAATACAACATTAGTATTTTTTCTGCTCCATCGTTTGCTCGTCAACTTGCAATCCCCCAAGTTTTGATATCCCCATCAATTGACCCTCTGAGCGATAAGAATCGTGACTTACCGCAGGAGACAATAGACCGTGTGCTTGAGCAATTTAATATTGATAAAAACCGACCTATCGTTATACAAATATCTAGATTCGATTATCTCAAAGACCCGGTGGGAGTTGTAAAGGCTTATCACCAAGTTAAAAAGTATATAGATTGTCAACTCGTACTCGCCGGTGGTGGCGCTACTGACGATCCTGAAGGGGAAAAAGTACTTGCCGAAGTTCAAGAAGCGGTGGGGGTTGATAAAGATATTTTTCTATTATTACTTCCACCGGCAAGCGATATTGAAATAAATGCATTACAGCGAGCGTCTTCTGTGGTATTGCAAAAATCACTCCGCGAAGGGTTTGGATTAACAGTTGCCGAAGCGCTCTGGAAATCAAAACCGGTAATTGCTGGGGCTGTAGGCGGTATCCCTTTACAGATCACTAACAAGTACTCAGGTTTATTGACTAATACAATTGAAGGCACCGCTTTTGCGTTAAAACAATTACTACAGAATCCAGATTATGCTAAACGCTTAGGTGAAAATGGACACGAGCATATAAAGAAAAATTATTTAATTACCCGGCATCTGAAAGATTATCTACTGTTGTTTCTTTCGCTAGATCATCAAGGTGAGAATATAGTTAATTTATAG
- the otsB gene encoding trehalose-phosphatase: MKPKYLFDKRYRAWNTLQNKLLDLNIPIFIFLDYDGTIVPIQEKPKQAKLPESSRLLLDELAQHPNTYVGIVSGRSMKDIRRMVKLTSLFYIANHGYEIYSRKIKWRHPIVTDIVPILKKLRTNFKKALKAIHGVLIENKIITLSIHYRQLSGTLVSTLKKIIKSKMQEYSRFLKISSGKKVFEIKPKNNWNKGKAIFKVMDLFNATTDPLIIYIGDDKTDEDAFRLLPKGAFAIYVGSNSSSKAKYFLNDPNEVILFLKKLNHSLVLRKEM, translated from the coding sequence ATGAAACCTAAATATTTATTTGATAAAAGATATAGAGCTTGGAATACGCTCCAGAATAAATTGCTTGATTTGAATATACCTATCTTTATTTTCCTGGACTATGACGGTACAATTGTTCCAATTCAAGAAAAACCTAAACAAGCCAAACTTCCAGAATCTTCAAGATTACTCCTTGATGAGTTAGCTCAACATCCAAATACTTATGTTGGGATTGTCAGCGGTAGGTCGATGAAGGATATCAGAAGAATGGTAAAACTAACTTCTCTATTTTATATAGCAAATCATGGATATGAAATATATTCAAGAAAAATTAAATGGCGTCATCCGATAGTAACTGATATAGTACCGATACTGAAAAAACTCCGTACCAATTTTAAAAAGGCTCTTAAAGCAATCCATGGTGTTCTGATTGAAAATAAAATTATAACTTTAAGTATTCATTACCGACAATTATCTGGAACTCTCGTTTCTACACTTAAAAAAATAATAAAAAGTAAAATGCAGGAGTATTCGCGTTTTCTAAAAATTTCTTCAGGTAAAAAGGTTTTTGAAATCAAACCGAAAAATAATTGGAACAAAGGAAAGGCAATTTTTAAAGTGATGGATTTATTCAATGCTACCACCGACCCGCTCATCATTTATATTGGAGATGATAAAACGGATGAGGATGCATTCCGGCTTTTGCCAAAAGGGGCATTTGCTATCTATGTTGGCAGCAATTCATCTTCGAAAGCAAAATATTTTTTAAATGACCCGAATGAAGTTATTTTATTCTTAAAGAAACTGAATCATTCCCTCGTTCTTAGAAAGGAGATGTAA
- a CDS encoding MFS transporter, giving the protein MNDKSPDASLHHTSNRSQIFVWALFDFANTAFYVLILTVGYPLFFKEIINQGGKDGDFLWGLAFSISMLIVAIISPILGAVADYGAGKKRFLFIFTLLCILATSGLFFTAESTVLLGILLLILANIGFEAGLVFYDSFLPEITTQRSYGRVSGYGFAMGYIGSLFTLLIAFPFYIKGFVPENIFNVQISFLIAAGFFFIFSIPLFLFLKEKNRTASLKLNFVGIGYKRVKSTFKEFNKYKNIGKFLLSYFIYIDAINTIIIFSSIFARETLHFEISEIIIFFAIVQTSAIIGSILFGILSDHFGQKRTLSLTLILWLIIVVIAYFVTSKGLFYFVGILAGLALGSSQSTSRSLMSKITPFEKKTEFFGFYSFFGKASAIIGPLLFGFISSLLDQRIAIISVGVLMLVGLILLQRVDEEKATINV; this is encoded by the coding sequence ATGAACGATAAGAGCCCTGATGCAAGTTTGCACCATACTTCTAACCGTTCTCAAATTTTTGTCTGGGCTCTTTTCGATTTTGCAAACACCGCTTTTTATGTTCTGATTCTAACTGTCGGCTACCCTCTTTTTTTTAAAGAAATTATAAACCAAGGGGGTAAAGACGGCGATTTCCTGTGGGGATTAGCTTTCAGCATATCTATGCTTATTGTTGCCATAATTTCGCCTATTTTAGGCGCCGTTGCTGATTACGGGGCCGGAAAAAAACGATTCCTCTTTATTTTTACACTCCTCTGTATTTTAGCAACAAGCGGATTATTTTTTACAGCAGAATCAACAGTTTTATTAGGAATCTTGTTATTGATTCTTGCTAACATTGGTTTCGAAGCGGGTTTAGTTTTTTACGACTCATTCCTTCCTGAAATTACTACTCAACGAAGTTACGGCAGGGTTTCCGGTTATGGTTTTGCAATGGGTTATATCGGCTCGCTGTTTACCTTACTCATCGCCTTTCCCTTTTATATTAAAGGATTTGTTCCTGAAAATATTTTCAACGTTCAAATAAGTTTTCTGATCGCCGCCGGCTTTTTCTTCATTTTTTCTATCCCCTTGTTTCTATTCCTGAAGGAAAAAAACAGAACTGCAAGTTTAAAATTAAACTTTGTAGGCATCGGGTACAAAAGAGTTAAATCCACATTCAAAGAATTTAATAAGTATAAAAACATCGGAAAGTTTCTGTTATCCTACTTCATTTACATAGATGCTATTAATACAATAATTATTTTTTCTTCAATTTTTGCACGCGAAACTTTGCACTTCGAGATATCAGAAATCATAATCTTTTTCGCAATAGTACAGACTTCAGCCATTATCGGTTCAATTTTGTTTGGAATTCTTTCCGACCACTTTGGTCAAAAGCGAACTTTGAGTCTCACGTTAATTTTGTGGCTAATTATTGTGGTGATTGCTTACTTTGTTACAAGCAAAGGATTATTTTATTTTGTGGGAATTCTTGCCGGATTGGCTCTCGGTTCGTCGCAATCAACGAGTCGTAGTTTGATGTCGAAAATTACACCGTTTGAAAAGAAGACAGAATTTTTCGGGTTTTATTCTTTCTTCGGAAAAGCTTCCGCTATTATAGGACCTTTACTTTTTGGTTTTATCTCCTCGTTACTCGACCAGCGAATTGCTATCATTTCAGTTGGAGTATTGATGCTCGTTGGATTAATATTGCTGCAAAGAGTTGATGAAGAAAAAGCAACAATTAACGTTTGA
- a CDS encoding trehalose-6-phosphate synthase, producing MKITIRLILSLLFVAILVASVFSYFQIRLERQDQIEELNRRCFLLAESLQESIKNLLPPNYKTKLNQLVEKFGNRERLYGIVIYDGQNDILAITPGLTSKIPEHIAQLKSSFDEDTTKYSVETLQDKEIHTYIYLMKEDSKVLGKLGLFHDISYINTRLESIWRYNFIRLLTLSLLIIVTTVLVVRWSIVGPIAKIADRLKYLRMGKSTKNIEIPQGDILGPLAVEVTHLAKSLSIARAKAEEEARLRIIGEKTWTAERLKEHVRMELGEKNLILVSNREPYMHIKKGRKIESIIPAGGLVTALDPVLRACGGVWVAHGSGDADVETADKDGKLRVPPEEPLYTLKRVWLTKEEEEGYYYGFSNEGIWPLCHITHTRPDFRLEDWIYYQKVNEIFAEAVLEEIKNEIEPLVIIQDYHFALLPFLIKSKRPDAKVAIFWHIPWPNPEAFSICPWQKEILVGLLGADLIGFHIQFHCNNFLETVDRVLESKINWEQFFVEKGGQTTFVKPFPISVAFPSLLDTQFAESRSNELIKSEIFNELGIASEYLGVGVDRIDYTKGIIERFKAIERFFEKYPTYVGKFTFVELGAPSRTHIKRYHDLIAEVETTVEKICWKFQSINWKPIVFLKAHHSHEDINRFYVCSDVCMVTSLHDGMNLVAKEFVSARNDEDGVLILSQFTGASRELQDAIMVNPYDIEQMADAIYTALNMNFEERKERMQHLRGVIRERNIYRWAGNLVSTLNRIRISKAVEEPV from the coding sequence ATGAAAATTACAATTCGTTTAATATTGTCGCTGCTGTTTGTTGCAATATTAGTTGCAAGCGTATTTTCATATTTTCAAATTCGCCTCGAAAGACAAGACCAGATTGAAGAACTTAATCGCCGCTGTTTTTTGTTGGCTGAGAGCCTACAGGAATCCATTAAAAATTTACTCCCCCCTAATTATAAAACAAAGTTAAATCAATTAGTCGAAAAATTTGGTAATCGGGAACGCCTTTACGGAATTGTAATATACGATGGTCAAAACGATATTTTAGCTATAACTCCAGGGCTTACATCTAAAATTCCCGAACATATAGCGCAGCTAAAATCTTCATTCGATGAAGACACAACAAAATATTCTGTTGAAACTTTACAGGATAAAGAAATTCATACCTATATCTATCTTATGAAGGAGGATAGTAAAGTACTCGGGAAGTTGGGCCTTTTTCATGACATTTCATACATTAACACACGACTCGAAAGCATTTGGCGATATAATTTTATTCGGCTTCTGACTTTATCGCTATTAATTATAGTTACAACAGTATTGGTTGTTCGTTGGAGCATAGTTGGCCCGATAGCTAAGATCGCTGATCGGTTAAAATATTTAAGAATGGGTAAAAGCACAAAAAATATTGAAATTCCCCAAGGAGATATTTTAGGTCCACTCGCCGTTGAAGTAACTCACTTAGCAAAAAGCTTATCGATTGCAAGAGCAAAAGCTGAAGAGGAAGCCAGGTTAAGAATTATTGGCGAGAAGACGTGGACGGCAGAACGATTAAAAGAACATGTGCGTATGGAACTTGGTGAAAAGAATTTAATTTTAGTCTCGAATCGAGAGCCATATATGCATATCAAAAAGGGGCGAAAAATAGAAAGCATTATCCCGGCAGGAGGTTTGGTTACGGCTTTAGACCCGGTGCTTCGTGCTTGCGGCGGAGTGTGGGTAGCACACGGAAGTGGAGATGCCGATGTTGAGACTGCTGATAAAGATGGAAAATTGAGGGTACCACCCGAGGAGCCGCTATATACACTAAAGCGCGTTTGGTTAACCAAAGAAGAAGAAGAAGGATACTACTATGGATTTTCAAACGAAGGTATTTGGCCCCTCTGCCACATTACACATACAAGACCTGATTTCAGATTAGAAGACTGGATATATTATCAAAAAGTAAACGAAATATTTGCAGAAGCTGTTTTGGAAGAAATAAAAAATGAAATTGAACCGTTAGTTATTATTCAAGATTATCATTTTGCATTATTACCATTCTTGATAAAATCAAAGAGACCCGATGCAAAAGTTGCTATATTTTGGCATATCCCTTGGCCCAATCCGGAAGCGTTTAGTATTTGTCCTTGGCAAAAGGAAATTTTAGTCGGCTTATTAGGCGCCGATTTGATAGGGTTTCATATCCAGTTTCACTGCAATAATTTTTTGGAAACTGTTGATAGGGTTTTAGAATCAAAAATTAATTGGGAACAATTTTTTGTAGAAAAAGGCGGTCAAACTACATTTGTCAAACCATTTCCGATAAGCGTTGCTTTCCCAAGTCTTCTCGACACACAATTCGCTGAATCCAGATCAAACGAATTAATTAAATCGGAAATATTTAATGAGTTAGGTATTGCATCCGAATATTTAGGTGTCGGAGTAGATAGGATCGATTACACAAAAGGAATCATCGAGCGGTTTAAAGCCATCGAAAGGTTTTTTGAAAAATATCCCACATACGTCGGAAAATTTACTTTTGTTGAATTAGGCGCGCCAAGCCGAACTCATATAAAACGTTATCACGATTTAATTGCAGAAGTAGAAACCACAGTAGAAAAAATATGCTGGAAGTTTCAATCAATAAATTGGAAACCGATTGTTTTTCTTAAAGCACATCATAGTCACGAAGATATAAACCGTTTTTATGTATGTTCCGATGTGTGTATGGTCACTTCGTTACACGATGGAATGAATTTGGTTGCTAAAGAATTCGTTTCTGCGCGAAATGATGAAGATGGTGTCTTAATTTTAAGCCAGTTTACAGGTGCATCGAGAGAATTACAGGACGCTATAATGGTAAATCCTTATGATATTGAACAAATGGCTGATGCTATATATACTGCTTTAAATATGAATTTTGAAGAGAGAAAAGAAAGGATGCAGCATCTTCGCGGTGTAATAAGAGAACGAAATATTTACAGATGGGCTGGTAATTTAGTATCAACATTAAATCGAATTAGAATTTCAAAAGCTGTCGAAGAACCAGTTTGA